ACTGCACTGTTGTTTGCTTGACCTGTTACGCCATCGTTAGTACCCGGTAAATCTGGGTGGCCTAAGTTGTAACCAGTATCAATGATACACACTTTGCGTGCTTGAGTGTCAGACTGGCCAAACTGGTTTGCTTGTACCATTGTGTAACCATAAGGCGTAGATTGCGCCATTGATTTACGACGTACATCAACCTCGATACTTTCAATGTTGGGGTTTTTGCGAAGCTTGTTAAGCGCAGCTTTAGACATCGTTGCAGCGACCATCTTATGCTGCTTAAGCTCTTTCTTAATATCACCACCCGCTTTGCGAACTTCTGAACGCGCCGTGACAATGTCGAAAGGACGTTTTGCCTTTCCTTTTGCTTTAGCGCTTGCCATGTTGCCTTTTTCAACAGACATTGTTGCGTACTCGCTTGTCATCTCGTCTTTGAACTTAATGATATAGCGTTCTTGCTCAACTACTTGATCAATGCCTAATGTCAGGCGCTTACCCAAAGCAGTTTGTAGGTTTTGTGGTTTCTCTTTCACTTTGACAAGCCCTTCGCTTGCCGCCATTGCAGAGTTACCTGTTAAGCCAAGTGATACAGCTAATGCAGCTGCCGTTATACATGTGTGTTTCTTATTTAACTTAGAGTTCAATTTTATTTCCTGTTTATCTGTCTTGTTGTGTTTCTGTACTGTTTTTATTTTCCGTACTTTAGAAACGCTTTTATTATTTGATGACATACAGGTGTTACCGTTACCTCATACGAAATGCTCATCCATGACTACCGACGCAACTGCGTTGCAACGACGTACCCGCGTGTCGAGTAAATGTGAAGTTGCACATTAGGCAACTACACACAACGCCCATATTAGCCAGCTAATCAACACCTTACGTATATTGCCTTAACCCTGGTTTGCGCTTTTTATACTTAAAAAAAAGCGCTTAAAAGCAACGTTCAGTATCGAAACCACATAAGCTCTGCGTTACGAGCACATTCATAGTAGGAATAAACTTTCATAATTAACATTAATTCAACAAGAACAAATGTAACAAAATATTAAGGAGCGATAAGATTTACTTAAATATCGGGACTTGGCAGCGAAAATAAATACATAAAGCACAACATCGTCGCCATTTCGCAACAACCTGCAAAAACGAAAACGGATTTTAGACAAGAATATTAAGAAAAACTAAAGAGGCGTAAGAAATTAAGGAAAGTAAGAGAAGTGAGGAGATGTGTCGCTAAACGCAAACGCGCGGATCAAAGTCCGCGCTGTCTAACGATTTCGTACAAGCATACACCGGTGGCAACAGACACGTTTAAACTTGTTACGCTGCCGGCCATGGGCAATTTAACGAGTTCATCGCACGTTTCTTTGGTTAATCTGCGCATGCCTTTGCCTTCTGCACCCATGACGAGGGCAGTTGGGCCTTTAAGATCGACGTCATACAAGGTCTTATCCGTTTCGCCTGCCGTACCGACAACCCATAATCCCTTCTCTTGAAGGTGCTTAAGCGTTCTAGATAAGTTGGTGATTTGAATGAGCGGTACCACTTCTGCCGCTCCGCACGCCACTTTTCTCACTGTACCATTGAGACTGGCTGACTTATCCTTTGGCACAACCACAGCGTGAACACCAGCACCGTCGGCTGTGCGCAAACATGCACCTAAGTTGTGAGGATCGG
The DNA window shown above is from Alteromonas sp. KC3 and carries:
- the rlmB gene encoding 23S rRNA (guanosine(2251)-2'-O)-methyltransferase RlmB, translating into MAQQEWLYGLHAMQSVLEKEPERVMEVLVLKGRNDERLTTIVNQARRFGISVQFCQRKALDDKVNGEQHQGVVARAKPARVLDEADLDTILARESQPLILVLDGITDPHNLGACLRTADGAGVHAVVVPKDKSASLNGTVRKVACGAAEVVPLIQITNLSRTLKHLQEKGLWVVGTAGETDKTLYDVDLKGPTALVMGAEGKGMRRLTKETCDELVKLPMAGSVTSLNVSVATGVCLYEIVRQRGL